The stretch of DNA CAGATCACTGACGGGAGAATCAACACGTTGTCTCTGATTCCACCTGCCGAATCTGGTGTACTGGCCTCTTCCTCGAGTTCGCCGTCAGCGTGGTCTGTACTCATTCGGTTTGCACCTCCGGTTGGTCTGCATCTGTCTCTGGATCGCTCTCCTCGTCCGTGTCTGCAGTCGCATCGGAAACCTGTCCGCGAAGACTGGTGCAGTTGTGGGTATGAACCCACTCGCCGGCTTCAATCGGCGCTGTTGTGCCGCCGATGACTTCGTCGTATTTGCAGACCTCATCGCCTTTCTCGTGGTCAACCAGTGCCACCTTGTGACCGAACGGGACGTCCTCGCTGAGAGTAATCGTCTCGTCATCGCTGAACTCGATTTCGTCGCCTCTATCAGCATCCTCGAGTAACGTTACGACTGTATCTGCTGCATCGAGTCGGATTCCTGGTCGTCGTGTCATGCTGTCTCACCGAAGCGCTCGATTTCGTTTGGCAGGCGTTCGTTGATCGCAAACTCATGCATGCCTCTGGCTTCTGCAGCAGTCTGTTGGCCGTTTGCGGTTTCTACGATCGTTTCAAAGAGACGGTCGCCGACGTCCTCGAGGTCGTCTCCGCCGATGATCGTACTGGCGTTGACATCCATGTTCGAGGCCATCCGCTCCCAGGTCTGGGGGTTTCCACAGACTTTGATCACGGGCGCAATTGGATTTCCGGTGGTGCTCCCACGCCCGGTGGTAAAGACGATGAGTTGGGCACCGCCGGCGACTTTGCCAACAACGCTCTCGACGTCGTAGCCAGGCGTATCCATGATGACGAGTCCGCCTTCAGTCGGTAGTTGCTCGCCGTATGAAACGATATCTTGAATTTCTGTTGTTCCGCCTTTGACGATTGCGCCAAGACTCTTCTCTTCAATCGTCGTGAGTCCGCCTTCTTGATTTCCTGGCGACGGCTGGGCACCACGCAGGTCCACACCCATCAGGTCTGCCATTCCTTCGCGTCGGTCAACGGCGGCAAGCAGACGTTCTCGAACATCGTCGTTTGCACAGCGATCAGCGAGAATATGCTCTGCCCCGATAAACTCCGGCGTCTCGCTAAAACTCGCGGTCCCACCGGCCTCGATCAGCGTATCACAGGCCTCACCGACAGCGGGGTTCGAGGCCAAGCCACTCGTTGCGTCACTCCCGCCACATTCGACCCCGACGATCAACTCCGAAACTGGGGCCTCTTCACGCGTTGTGTCTGCCGTCTCTGCTGCGAGGTCAGCAAGTTTCGAAATGCCAGTATCAACGGCATCTCGAGTCCCGTTGCATTCTCGAACAGAGAGCGTTTCAACTGGGCGTCCAGTCGCTGCAACCTCATCTGCCAGCGCCTCGGCATCGAGGACTTCGGTCCCAAGTGAGACGAATACGGTTGCACAGACGTTTGGATTTGTTCCGATTCCTGTCAGGACACGTTTTCCTTGCTCGAGTGCAGGCGCTGGCGCGTCTGCGGCAAGTTGATGTGGCGTTGCCCTGGCACGCTCCGGACCGCCATCTGCAATAGCCGTCGCAACAGCACTTGCGGCCACAGAGAGCGGCACGACGGCGATCGTATTTCTGACGCCGACGCGGCCATCCGATCGTCGATAGCCGAGGAAGGTTTCCATTTGTGCACACGTACCGTACTATACGCATAACTCTTCTGGGAATCGGACTTCATCGTGTCTCAACCCCTCCTTGGAACACCGCTCTTGTCCCTTCCAGACGACGTTGAGACTGTTCTTTTCAGCCAGATGGTGGTCGACTGTTTTTCATGGCAGGCGTTACACCGTCGTGAGAAACGCCCGAAGTTCCTCGGTTGCCCGTTCTCGTTCGTCCCAGAAGACGCAGTGTCCAGCGTTGTCGACGTGTACGAGTTGTCCATCTGGGAGGCACCCAGCTATCTCTCGTTCTCGCTCGCGTTCTGCCTCGCTCGCGTCGGCTTTCAGAATGAGCGTCGGCGCCTCGAGATCGCCATACATCTCGGTGGGATCGAGTAGTCCGGCTTCGAACACACGGGCGATCTCGGGTCGAAGCCGCTTCCTGGCTTCGGCCACTCGCCGTGCGAGGTCTGCTTGCCCGGACTCGGTGAGGTCTCTGAACATCGTCTCGGTCTCGAGGAGTTCCTCGACGCTGTGGTCCTGCCAGTTCGCAATCTGTGCGTCAATATTCTTTCCTGGATCGCCCTCGATCACATCATTAACTCCATCAACCATCCAAACGGGGTCTTCGAGGATGACAGCTCGGGGCCGGTCTGATTGGCGGGCTGTGGCTTCCGTGACTGTATCGGCACCCATGGAGTGGCCGAACAAGATTGGGTCTTCAATCGCGAGCCCCTCGAGCAGTCCGAGCAGGTCCGCTGCCCGTTCAGGCGCGCTGTATTCCTCGTCAGGGGCGTCGGAACGACCGTGGCCTCGAGCGTCGTATAGCACAACATCGAACTCGTCCTCGAGTTCACGGGCGAGGTCGAGCCGACAGTACCCGTCATCAGTCAAGCCGTGGGAAATGACGAACGGCGGACCCGACCCGCCGGTGCGGCAATAGTGCACCTCGATGCCGTTCGTTTCGATGAATCCGCGCTCCCACTGTTCCGGGACCTGTGTTTGTCCGCTCATTGAGTTGGATCTTACATCCGGGGCAACAAATCATTTCGTCGAAACGTGGCCGATATCGGATCGCTGCTCCACTGGTTCGGTTCTGGTTCTGATTCACGGCAAACAGGACCAGCTTCGGATGCTCGGCGAGAACGGATGCGATGTGATCGCGTTCGAGGACCTAACGAACATCCGTGAGCGGCTTTCGCAGGCGAAGTGGCACCACGTCTGGGCGTTCCGACGCCTCGCCGAGTCCCTCGAGTACAAGGCACCAGAACAGGGCGTCTCCGTGAAGCAAGTTGTGCCGAAACACACGTCCCAACGCTGTTCTCGGACGGATGCGGGTTCACGCATGAGGAGAACCGCCACGGAGAACACTTTGAGTGCCAGAAGTGCGGGTACGAGGTCAACGCGGACTACAATGCGGTCGTCGGATTACATCCGACGGGCGGCAAAGTCGCAGGCGACTTTGCGACGGCAAAGAACATCGGGCTACGTTATGCCTGAAAGCGGAAACACAGACTCTGTTCCTCGTCCAAGTCGGGGGACGGAGACGTCTTGGAAAGCAGAGCTTACCAATGGTCAGAAAATCGTATATTTCCTTCGACACCAGTAGACGTGCGTGTAAATAGTGGGATGTTGAACGGCGAAAGTTACCAGCCTATTGCTG from Natronolimnobius sp. AArcel1 encodes:
- a CDS encoding UxaA family hydrolase; translation: METFLGYRRSDGRVGVRNTIAVVPLSVAASAVATAIADGGPERARATPHQLAADAPAPALEQGKRVLTGIGTNPNVCATVFVSLGTEVLDAEALADEVAATGRPVETLSVRECNGTRDAVDTGISKLADLAAETADTTREEAPVSELIVGVECGGSDATSGLASNPAVGEACDTLIEAGGTASFSETPEFIGAEHILADRCANDDVRERLLAAVDRREGMADLMGVDLRGAQPSPGNQEGGLTTIEEKSLGAIVKGGTTEIQDIVSYGEQLPTEGGLVIMDTPGYDVESVVGKVAGGAQLIVFTTGRGSTTGNPIAPVIKVCGNPQTWERMASNMDVNASTIIGGDDLEDVGDRLFETIVETANGQQTAAEARGMHEFAINERLPNEIERFGETA
- a CDS encoding UxaA family hydrolase, producing MTRRPGIRLDAADTVVTLLEDADRGDEIEFSDDETITLSEDVPFGHKVALVDHEKGDEVCKYDEVIGGTTAPIEAGEWVHTHNCTSLRGQVSDATADTDEESDPETDADQPEVQTE
- a CDS encoding alpha/beta fold hydrolase, which codes for MSGQTQVPEQWERGFIETNGIEVHYCRTGGSGPPFVISHGLTDDGYCRLDLARELEDEFDVVLYDARGHGRSDAPDEEYSAPERAADLLGLLEGLAIEDPILFGHSMGADTVTEATARQSDRPRAVILEDPVWMVDGVNDVIEGDPGKNIDAQIANWQDHSVEELLETETMFRDLTESGQADLARRVAEARKRLRPEIARVFEAGLLDPTEMYGDLEAPTLILKADASEAEREREREIAGCLPDGQLVHVDNAGHCVFWDERERATEELRAFLTTV